One region of Exiguobacterium acetylicum genomic DNA includes:
- a CDS encoding Lrp/AsnC family transcriptional regulator, whose amino-acid sequence MKIDLIDRQILNELALDSRLSMRSVAKRVNLSAPSVTERVRQIESYGLIKRYGLTINYEKLGSPIECLVEATIKEGRYDRFKKYIQQLSNVDFCYRISGDSCFMLKLHFQTFQEAEFFIEQIHPYAHTVTRFIFSEVDTRVTL is encoded by the coding sequence TTGAAAATTGATTTGATTGATCGACAAATATTAAATGAACTGGCTCTAGATAGTCGACTGTCGATGCGTTCAGTCGCAAAACGTGTTAATTTATCAGCTCCTTCAGTAACAGAAAGAGTCCGCCAAATAGAATCTTATGGACTCATAAAACGATATGGTTTAACAATAAATTACGAAAAGTTAGGTTCCCCTATTGAATGCTTAGTAGAAGCAACCATTAAAGAAGGGCGCTATGATAGATTCAAAAAGTACATACAGCAACTTTCGAACGTTGACTTTTGCTATCGAATTTCTGGTGATTCTTGCTTCATGCTAAAGTTACATTTCCAAACGTTCCAAGAGGCGGAATTTTTTATTGAACAAATCCATCCATATGCCCATACGGTTACTCGCTTTATTTTTTCAGAAGTAGACACTCGAGTCACTTTATAA
- a CDS encoding GNAT family N-acetyltransferase: protein MLTTIDLYQALPVLETERLRLRPVRTEDAADIYAYTKDEETARYVSWHAHQSLTDSEQFVDHILRQYEQGNPAPWAIEDKTSGRVIGTIDFIKVSFEQQQAELGYALSREYWGKGLMPEAAARLVQYGFETLGLERIQARCFVANDGSARVMEKIGMTFEGISRSALFVKERFWDLKIYAITRSDYEGK from the coding sequence ATGTTAACGACCATCGATTTATATCAAGCTTTGCCTGTACTTGAAACGGAACGACTCCGTTTGCGACCGGTTCGCACAGAAGATGCAGCAGATATCTATGCCTATACGAAAGATGAAGAGACGGCGCGTTATGTCAGCTGGCATGCGCATCAAAGCCTCACGGACTCTGAGCAATTCGTCGATCACATCCTTCGCCAATACGAACAAGGAAATCCGGCACCATGGGCAATCGAAGACAAAACGAGCGGACGAGTCATCGGGACGATTGATTTCATCAAAGTCTCGTTTGAACAACAGCAAGCAGAACTCGGTTATGCGTTGTCGCGCGAGTACTGGGGGAAGGGTTTGATGCCGGAAGCAGCAGCGCGTCTTGTACAGTACGGTTTTGAGACACTCGGACTCGAGCGCATTCAAGCACGTTGTTTTGTTGCGAATGATGGGTCCGCTCGTGTCATGGAAAAGATCGGTATGACGTTTGAAGGGATCTCGCGGAGTGCTTTATTCGTTAAAGAGCGTTTCTGGGACTTAAAAATTTACGCGATCACGCGTAGCGATTACGAAGGGAAGTAA
- a CDS encoding carboxymuconolactone decarboxylase family protein: MTKIPLSQIGETPFQKLLGHNPKILNSWTMLERDLIEEGTLSLDVKEQVRRTLAQSNGCAYCKAKGKPKKNMMDEKMILATGFADLFIKVKGNIPDSIFLLMNETFTIPEISELCAFITFCTASQYYGAIMNLQPIDSP, from the coding sequence ATGACAAAAATACCTTTATCCCAAATAGGAGAAACACCATTTCAAAAATTACTAGGTCATAACCCTAAAATCTTAAACAGTTGGACGATGTTAGAAAGAGATTTGATTGAAGAGGGAACCTTAAGTTTGGATGTGAAAGAACAAGTTAGAAGAACATTAGCACAATCCAATGGATGTGCATATTGCAAGGCCAAAGGAAAGCCAAAGAAAAACATGATGGATGAGAAAATGATTTTAGCAACTGGATTTGCAGATCTTTTTATAAAGGTGAAAGGAAATATCCCTGATTCAATATTTTTACTCATGAATGAAACATTTACTATTCCAGAAATCAGTGAGTTATGTGCATTCATTACTTTTTGCACAGCATCTCAATACTACGGAGCTATCATGAATTTACAGCCAATTGATAGTCCCTGA
- a CDS encoding cation:proton antiporter: protein MDHLIFEVGTALILVAIAAVLANRLNFSIIPFLIILGMIVGPHAPTIGILDFKFIESAEFISFLGRIGVLFLLFYLGLEFSIGKLIRSGKSIVTSGTIYLSINFTGGLLYGFIAGFPLYEVLVIAGIITISSSAIVAKVLVDLRRTGNTETELILGIIMFEDIFLAVYLSVLSGLLLGGGTTLLASLTSILIALGYMLLFFIVARKATPLLNKMLKIASDEVFIIVVFAALFFIAGFSETIHVAEAIGALLLGLVFSETDQGERIEHLVVPFRDFFGAIFFFSFGLSIDPTMLLDAVWLALGAVVITIIGNYVAGMIAGRKAGLSHKASSNIGLTIVSRGEFSIIVANLGIAGGLMDILSPFSALYVLILAILGPLMTKESKRIYNVMNKIFKWTEPKEKKTKKNA, encoded by the coding sequence ATGGATCATCTCATATTTGAAGTCGGTACCGCGCTTATCTTAGTGGCGATCGCGGCAGTGCTCGCGAACAGACTCAATTTCTCGATCATCCCGTTTCTAATCATTCTCGGGATGATTGTTGGACCGCACGCTCCGACAATCGGGATACTAGACTTCAAGTTCATTGAAAGTGCTGAATTCATCAGTTTCCTCGGACGAATCGGTGTCCTGTTCCTCTTATTCTATCTCGGGCTCGAGTTTTCGATCGGTAAGTTGATCCGGTCCGGAAAATCGATTGTCACGAGTGGAACGATTTATTTATCGATTAACTTTACCGGTGGTCTCTTATACGGATTCATCGCCGGATTCCCACTCTATGAAGTACTCGTCATCGCCGGAATCATTACGATCTCCTCGAGTGCGATCGTGGCGAAAGTCCTCGTTGATCTCCGCCGGACCGGTAACACGGAGACGGAATTGATTCTTGGAATCATCATGTTCGAGGACATTTTCCTCGCGGTCTACTTGTCGGTCTTATCGGGACTGCTTCTCGGCGGTGGGACGACGTTACTTGCGTCCCTTACCTCAATCTTGATCGCCCTCGGCTATATGTTGCTGTTCTTCATCGTCGCTCGGAAGGCAACACCGCTTTTGAATAAGATGCTAAAGATCGCCTCGGATGAAGTTTTCATCATCGTCGTCTTTGCTGCCTTGTTCTTCATCGCCGGATTCTCGGAAACGATTCATGTTGCAGAAGCGATCGGGGCGTTGTTACTCGGTCTCGTCTTCTCGGAAACCGATCAAGGAGAGCGGATTGAACATCTCGTCGTACCATTCCGTGATTTCTTCGGTGCGATCTTCTTCTTCAGTTTCGGATTGAGCATCGATCCGACGATGTTACTTGACGCCGTCTGGCTCGCACTTGGTGCCGTCGTCATCACGATCATCGGGAACTATGTGGCTGGTATGATTGCGGGACGTAAAGCAGGTTTGTCACACAAAGCATCCTCGAACATCGGCTTGACGATCGTCTCGCGTGGGGAATTCTCGATCATCGTCGCGAATCTCGGAATCGCTGGTGGGTTGATGGACATCTTGTCACCATTCTCAGCCTTGTACGTCTTGATTCTCGCCATCCTCGGACCGTTGATGACGAAGGAATCAAAACGGATTTACAACGTCATGAATAAAATCTTCAAGTGGACGGAACCAAAAGAGAAAAAGACGAAGAAAAATGCCTGA
- a CDS encoding AbrB/MazE/SpoVT family DNA-binding domain-containing protein: MELSKLTSKGQITIPKKIRQALQVEEGDRVAFIEEDGFVIMAKADLKQLHDLQDILSDETFKTLIHKANHHL; this comes from the coding sequence ATGGAGCTATCAAAGTTAACGTCAAAAGGACAGATCACCATCCCTAAAAAAATTCGGCAGGCCTTGCAAGTGGAGGAAGGAGATCGCGTGGCATTCATTGAGGAGGACGGGTTTGTCATCATGGCGAAAGCGGATTTGAAACAGCTGCATGACCTTCAAGATATATTGAGCGATGAGACGTTCAAGACGCTCATCCACAAAGCGAATCATCATTTGTAA
- a CDS encoding MFS transporter: MSSRERTLLSALGISQFGDFIYLVAINVYIYRLTSSASAVAALWIISPVVSLVIKSFAGSWVDRSDLRRLLIQTDLLRAFLIGIMPFLPLSLLYIDLIALAIIKAVVEPATLTYITTLVPQNDRTSFNAYRSLITSGAFLIGPALAGGLLYVASADVAIWLNAVSFLGSAVLLMRLPRFTASVERGMRLQDIISDWRLVYQFSKSARYVTGLYILAMLMMIATLALDTQEVVFLQRSIGLSETDYGLLMSLTGIGSVAGSWVVARYAKTLSVRMMLTIGYVFVAVGYMLYASANSFSIVCTGFLLLGCFHAFAGTGFLTFQQTNIPLHLMGRFTSLYGVGVSLLQILAIVSIGLIGDIWSIRFSTILFACLLVIVTICFLGLILLPRKQRYFTTNEVKAERHA; encoded by the coding sequence ATGTCTTCTCGGGAACGAACGCTCTTAAGTGCGCTCGGTATTTCACAGTTTGGTGACTTCATTTATCTCGTTGCGATCAACGTATATATCTATCGCTTGACCAGCTCAGCGTCAGCCGTTGCTGCGCTGTGGATCATCAGTCCGGTCGTCTCTCTCGTCATCAAGTCGTTCGCAGGAAGTTGGGTCGACCGATCCGACTTACGTCGACTGTTGATTCAGACTGATTTGTTGCGTGCTTTCTTAATCGGTATCATGCCATTTTTACCACTATCGTTGCTTTACATCGACTTGATCGCCTTAGCCATTATCAAAGCGGTCGTTGAACCGGCAACGTTGACCTACATCACGACGCTTGTTCCGCAAAACGACAGGACGTCGTTTAATGCCTATCGTAGTCTGATCACGTCAGGTGCCTTTTTGATTGGTCCTGCTCTCGCTGGAGGACTGCTCTATGTTGCTTCTGCCGACGTTGCCATTTGGCTCAACGCTGTCTCGTTTCTCGGATCAGCTGTCCTGCTGATGCGCTTGCCGCGTTTTACCGCTTCGGTCGAACGAGGGATGCGGCTGCAAGACATTATATCCGATTGGCGGCTTGTCTATCAGTTCAGCAAAAGTGCACGTTACGTGACCGGATTATACATCCTCGCGATGCTGATGATGATCGCGACACTTGCACTTGATACGCAAGAAGTCGTCTTTTTACAGCGAAGCATCGGCTTATCGGAAACTGATTATGGTTTACTAATGAGTCTGACTGGGATCGGTTCCGTCGCCGGCAGCTGGGTCGTCGCCCGCTACGCCAAAACACTCTCCGTTCGGATGATGCTGACGATCGGCTATGTGTTCGTCGCGGTCGGTTACATGCTCTATGCGAGTGCGAATTCGTTTTCAATCGTCTGTACCGGTTTCTTGTTACTCGGTTGTTTCCACGCATTTGCGGGGACCGGTTTCCTAACGTTCCAACAGACGAATATCCCACTTCACTTAATGGGACGCTTTACGAGTCTATACGGAGTCGGCGTCAGTCTGCTACAGATTCTAGCAATCGTCAGCATCGGTCTGATTGGTGATATCTGGTCGATTCGCTTCAGTACGATTCTATTTGCCTGCCTCCTCGTGATCGTGACGATCTGTTTTCTCGGATTGATTCTCCTCCCGCGCAAGCAACGGTACTTTACGACAAACGAAGTTAAAGCAGAGCGACACGCCTAA
- a CDS encoding NUDIX hydrolase → MDVITFGQREQNQHYITRPAVYAVMRDSQTGKIAVIQKRDGKLFLPGGGIEDYETHEDCLKREVLEETGMDVEIGDFIGRANQHFYSQNETAYYLNEGQFYRCDAGQKVQDPIEDDHVLRWIDLADAIKHLFHEHQRWGVQNALKKKYESV, encoded by the coding sequence ATGGATGTTATCACCTTCGGGCAGAGAGAACAGAACCAACACTACATCACGAGACCTGCTGTTTATGCGGTCATGCGTGACTCTCAAACAGGTAAAATCGCCGTCATTCAAAAAAGGGACGGTAAGTTGTTTCTTCCAGGTGGCGGTATTGAGGACTATGAGACGCATGAAGACTGTCTTAAAAGAGAGGTACTAGAAGAAACAGGGATGGACGTCGAAATCGGTGATTTCATCGGACGAGCCAATCAACATTTCTATTCACAAAATGAAACGGCATATTATTTGAACGAAGGGCAGTTCTATCGTTGCGATGCTGGGCAGAAAGTACAAGATCCGATCGAGGATGATCATGTCTTACGATGGATCGACCTGGCTGATGCAATCAAACACCTATTTCATGAACATCAAAGATGGGGTGTTCAGAATGCACTAAAGAAAAAATATGAAAGTGTGTAG
- a CDS encoding NAD-dependent succinate-semialdehyde dehydrogenase — MIEKNLINGEWYDTTETIPVYDPATKALLGHVPASSAEDAQRSVDAASEAFVKWSNETADTRANLVDAWYRLINEHREELARIMTTEQGKPYVEALGEVDYGNQYVRWYAEEARRIYGETIPASVPGKRLFVEKEPVGVVAAITPWNFPAAMITRKLAPALAAGCTIVLKPSEETPFTALRLVELAEEAGIPKGVINVLTGDAATISGVWQADSRVRKITFTGSTAVGKLIMRQAADTMKKLSLELGGHAPFIVTENADLDKAVEGAMRSKFRNGGQACVATNRFYVQASVLDAFTEKFTAAVKQLQVGNGMDADSTVGPLINEKAVAKVKAHIDDAVAKGATILTGGTIDESVGYFVTPTVLANVTEDMLCMQEETFGPLAPISVFETLDEVIERANNTPYGLAAYAFSERIDEALMLGKRLEYGIVGLNDGAPSAAQAPFGGYKESGLGREGGVYGIEDYLEVKYLSLG; from the coding sequence ATGATTGAAAAGAACTTAATTAATGGTGAATGGTACGATACAACAGAAACGATTCCGGTCTACGACCCAGCAACGAAAGCATTGCTCGGACATGTTCCAGCAAGTTCAGCGGAAGACGCACAACGTTCCGTTGATGCAGCGAGCGAAGCATTCGTCAAGTGGTCAAACGAAACTGCAGACACACGTGCAAATTTAGTCGACGCCTGGTATCGCTTGATCAATGAACACCGTGAGGAACTCGCCCGGATCATGACAACAGAACAAGGGAAACCGTATGTCGAAGCACTCGGCGAAGTCGATTACGGCAATCAATACGTCCGTTGGTACGCTGAAGAAGCACGCCGGATTTACGGTGAAACGATTCCGGCTTCTGTTCCAGGAAAACGACTCTTCGTCGAAAAAGAACCAGTCGGTGTCGTCGCAGCGATCACACCATGGAACTTCCCGGCAGCGATGATCACACGCAAACTTGCTCCTGCTCTTGCAGCGGGTTGTACGATTGTCCTTAAACCATCGGAAGAAACACCGTTTACGGCACTTCGCCTCGTTGAACTAGCAGAAGAAGCTGGTATCCCTAAAGGAGTCATCAACGTCCTAACAGGTGATGCAGCAACAATCAGTGGCGTATGGCAAGCCGATTCCCGTGTCCGGAAGATCACGTTCACAGGTTCAACAGCCGTCGGGAAATTGATCATGCGTCAAGCAGCCGATACGATGAAAAAACTATCACTTGAACTCGGTGGTCACGCACCCTTCATCGTCACGGAAAATGCGGATCTCGATAAAGCTGTCGAAGGGGCAATGCGCTCAAAATTCCGGAACGGTGGACAAGCGTGTGTCGCGACGAACCGCTTCTATGTGCAAGCATCTGTCCTTGATGCATTCACGGAAAAATTCACAGCAGCCGTCAAACAACTGCAAGTCGGTAACGGGATGGACGCTGACTCGACAGTTGGTCCATTGATCAATGAGAAAGCCGTCGCAAAAGTCAAAGCACACATCGATGACGCTGTCGCAAAAGGAGCAACGATCTTGACTGGTGGTACGATTGACGAATCTGTCGGCTACTTTGTCACTCCAACCGTGCTTGCGAATGTCACTGAAGATATGCTCTGCATGCAGGAAGAGACGTTTGGTCCGCTCGCACCGATCTCTGTCTTTGAGACGCTTGATGAAGTCATCGAACGGGCGAACAATACACCTTACGGACTGGCAGCTTACGCGTTCTCTGAACGCATCGATGAAGCATTGATGCTCGGGAAACGACTCGAATACGGGATTGTCGGTCTGAACGATGGCGCACCATCTGCTGCACAAGCTCCATTTGGTGGCTATAAAGAGAGTGGTCTTGGCCGTGAAGGTGGCGTCTACGGCATCGAAGATTATCTCGAAGTCAAATACTTGTCGCTCGGTTAA
- a CDS encoding cation:proton antiporter regulatory subunit translates to MDMREVDLPGIGRKFEGITTRGDKVVVIVHDDGRREMHHYDDDDFDESISSVTFNDAEARQMAGILGGLSYKPKDLEKIELAFDDLVIEWFKVGQDSKVNNRTIGELDVRNQYDISIIAVLKHDRSKSLNPGPETRLEAGDTIVLSGERQNVRHITKALFSIEGGG, encoded by the coding sequence ATGGATATGCGAGAAGTAGATTTACCAGGAATCGGACGGAAGTTCGAAGGCATCACGACACGAGGAGATAAGGTGGTCGTCATCGTCCATGACGACGGACGACGCGAGATGCATCACTACGATGACGATGATTTTGATGAGAGCATCTCGAGCGTGACGTTCAATGATGCAGAAGCTCGTCAGATGGCAGGGATTCTCGGAGGATTATCTTATAAGCCAAAGGATCTTGAAAAAATTGAACTGGCGTTTGATGATCTCGTCATCGAGTGGTTCAAAGTCGGTCAGGATTCAAAGGTCAACAATCGAACGATTGGTGAACTCGATGTCCGTAACCAATATGACATCTCGATCATTGCAGTGCTTAAACATGACCGTTCGAAATCGTTAAATCCTGGACCAGAAACGCGACTTGAAGCGGGAGATACGATTGTCCTGTCAGGAGAACGTCAAAACGTCCGTCACATCACGAAAGCATTATTCTCAATCGAAGGAGGCGGATAA
- a CDS encoding Na+/H+ antiporter, which translates to METLSLILLMLALILLTQVIGHYIRFIPTALIQIIAGTVAALLMSGLTIEVESEWFLLLFIAPLLYNDSSHFPREDLWRMRTAIFGNAIILVLLTTIVGGYFINWLIPVIPVAAAFALAAILSPTDPIAVNGIAKRVQIPEQILTLVRGESLINDASGLVAFSYAVAAVVTGYFSIQSATTEFFYMFFVGALIGLLISLAMNFLKVRLRRAGIEDVVFYALLQILTPFIIFFVAEEGFHASGVIAVVTGGILHALIKERTETFFAQEQTLTDNIWTMIAYTLNGIIFLLLGLTLPEATREIFADDAINNWRLMLYVIEIGSFILAIRLVWTMFFNWFDHRFFKKEDREHRRPSFKQDLITTLVGVRGTITMVGVLSLPFLTESGEAFPERSLIIFLAAGVIIYTLVLATILLPVLNRGEASTPIALDLNAQKQRMIRRAISEIKQVTDEDNAVVAFDLLNEYHVMLRLLRAQEKSQEELNQFNDQLKALRLEAVQWEKEESKRFVAEHKVPDLLKKDVFRSIENRRKAIGKDSRFQIVQPIRKLWWKRKRSNMSSDALIQMTQVEHELYEKVMGTVIERLENCRSSYPPDVVQSVLEFYKRLRFKHTRWSSPIGGKDVDQQKEELCLKAIEVQRLEIANMSKEGDLSNEEEKELRRFIHYIESVVLYEYVE; encoded by the coding sequence ATGGAAACACTATCATTGATTTTATTGATGCTTGCTCTTATTTTATTGACGCAAGTCATCGGACATTACATCCGTTTCATCCCAACGGCTTTGATTCAAATCATTGCCGGAACCGTCGCCGCTCTCCTAATGAGTGGTTTGACGATCGAGGTCGAATCCGAGTGGTTCCTCCTCTTATTCATCGCACCGTTACTTTATAACGATAGCTCTCACTTCCCACGAGAAGATTTATGGCGGATGCGGACAGCGATCTTCGGGAACGCAATCATCCTCGTCTTGTTGACGACGATCGTCGGAGGGTACTTCATCAACTGGTTGATTCCGGTCATTCCAGTCGCTGCTGCGTTTGCTTTGGCTGCGATTTTATCGCCGACGGATCCGATTGCCGTCAACGGGATCGCGAAACGTGTCCAGATTCCAGAACAGATTCTGACGCTCGTTCGCGGAGAATCGTTGATTAATGACGCATCGGGACTCGTTGCGTTTAGTTATGCGGTTGCTGCTGTCGTCACGGGTTATTTCTCGATTCAGAGTGCGACGACAGAATTCTTTTATATGTTCTTCGTTGGAGCGTTGATTGGATTGTTAATTTCGCTCGCGATGAACTTTCTCAAGGTTCGCTTGCGCCGGGCGGGTATTGAAGACGTCGTCTTTTATGCCTTGCTGCAAATCCTGACACCATTTATCATTTTCTTCGTTGCTGAAGAAGGATTTCATGCTTCAGGCGTCATCGCCGTCGTCACGGGTGGTATCTTGCATGCCTTGATCAAAGAACGAACAGAAACGTTCTTTGCGCAAGAGCAGACGTTGACAGATAACATCTGGACGATGATTGCGTATACGCTAAACGGGATCATTTTCTTATTGCTTGGTTTGACGTTGCCAGAAGCGACACGCGAGATTTTCGCAGATGACGCGATCAACAACTGGCGTCTCATGTTATATGTCATCGAGATTGGATCATTCATTCTCGCGATCCGTCTCGTCTGGACGATGTTCTTCAATTGGTTTGATCATCGGTTCTTCAAAAAAGAGGACCGGGAACACCGTCGACCGTCCTTTAAGCAAGATTTGATTACGACACTGGTCGGTGTTCGCGGAACGATCACGATGGTCGGGGTGTTATCATTACCATTCCTGACGGAGTCCGGTGAAGCCTTCCCTGAACGCTCGTTGATCATCTTCCTTGCAGCGGGTGTCATCATCTATACGCTCGTTCTTGCGACGATTCTCTTACCGGTTTTAAACCGGGGCGAAGCGTCAACACCGATTGCACTCGACTTGAACGCCCAAAAACAACGAATGATTCGCCGGGCGATCTCAGAGATCAAACAAGTGACGGACGAAGACAATGCAGTCGTTGCGTTTGATCTTCTCAATGAATATCATGTCATGCTTCGATTACTGCGAGCGCAGGAGAAAAGTCAGGAAGAACTAAACCAGTTCAATGATCAATTAAAAGCCCTACGTCTTGAAGCCGTTCAGTGGGAGAAGGAAGAATCGAAACGCTTCGTTGCTGAACACAAGGTACCGGATTTATTGAAGAAGGATGTCTTCCGCTCAATCGAAAACCGTCGTAAGGCGATCGGGAAGGATTCGCGCTTCCAGATCGTCCAACCGATTCGTAAACTTTGGTGGAAACGGAAACGATCGAATATGTCGTCTGACGCGTTGATTCAAATGACGCAAGTCGAGCATGAACTATATGAAAAGGTGATGGGCACAGTCATCGAACGTCTCGAGAATTGCCGTTCATCGTATCCGCCAGACGTCGTTCAAAGCGTGTTGGAGTTCTATAAACGACTTCGCTTCAAACATACGCGCTGGTCGTCACCGATTGGCGGGAAGGACGTCGATCAGCAAAAAGAAGAACTTTGCTTGAAAGCGATCGAAGTTCAGCGTCTTGAAATCGCTAATATGTCAAAAGAAGGCGATCTCTCGAACGAAGAGGAGAAGGAACTACGCCGCTTCATTCACTACATCGAGAGTGTCGTCCTCTACGAATACGTTGAATAA
- a CDS encoding dihydrofolate reductase family protein: protein MSQPTTVLYIACSLDGKIARLDGSLDWLFAVAGDGDNGYQAFYDQVGAVIMGRKTYDEVLQLSETYPYADIPSYIYSRTQRTSETVTYTDEPLDQLLDRISPTIEGNVWLIGGGELIQEALRLKRIRSIELAIAPVILGTGIPLFPEGTNETNLRLTASRHSGQFLMATYEVLT, encoded by the coding sequence ATGTCACAACCTACGACCGTTCTTTATATCGCTTGTAGTCTTGACGGGAAAATTGCCAGACTCGATGGTTCACTTGATTGGTTATTTGCCGTTGCCGGAGACGGGGATAATGGTTATCAAGCGTTCTATGATCAAGTCGGTGCCGTCATCATGGGACGAAAAACATATGATGAGGTCCTGCAACTCAGCGAGACATACCCTTACGCAGATATTCCGAGTTATATCTATAGCCGGACGCAACGAACGTCTGAGACGGTCACCTATACGGATGAACCGCTCGATCAACTGCTTGACCGGATTTCGCCAACGATCGAAGGTAACGTTTGGCTGATCGGTGGTGGCGAGTTGATTCAAGAAGCGTTGCGCTTAAAGCGCATCCGCTCGATTGAACTGGCGATCGCCCCTGTCATCCTTGGAACAGGTATCCCGCTGTTTCCGGAAGGGACGAATGAAACGAATCTTCGTTTGACAGCGAGTCGCCATTCGGGACAATTCCTGATGGCGACGTATGAAGTCTTGACTTAA
- a CDS encoding helix-turn-helix transcriptional regulator, translating into MNTRQWRLVRLLNRGEHFSARMLAEECQVSIRTIQRDMTVLEANGYPIYSEPGVAGGYRMLPHRNMPPLVLTDEETIVFFILLEWISQIPDFPFGTIRQEVAERYANELPKMTEQQIVKWKDRFRFQAVDTPPSPQNPALLDLLESGRMGNILYETTKGRRMIVVDPIGLSFEQNRWYFYGQTNRGYRQFRVDRIKDVTLHELPATELTFSDLEQDMTRLPMTTVKLEVSPLGERLLEGILPIKSERTWLVPETELSYLGRQLMRLGPEVRVLEPLELREQLIQQAEEMIAVQRSDKALGQD; encoded by the coding sequence ATGAATACGAGACAATGGCGTTTAGTACGCTTGTTAAACCGGGGCGAACACTTCTCTGCAAGGATGCTCGCGGAAGAATGTCAGGTGTCGATCCGGACAATTCAACGAGACATGACGGTACTTGAAGCAAATGGTTATCCAATCTACAGCGAACCTGGCGTAGCAGGGGGGTACCGGATGTTGCCACATCGGAACATGCCGCCACTCGTTTTGACGGATGAAGAGACGATTGTCTTCTTCATCCTTCTGGAATGGATTAGTCAGATTCCTGATTTTCCATTCGGAACGATTCGTCAGGAAGTCGCTGAACGCTATGCGAACGAGTTACCGAAAATGACGGAGCAACAGATCGTAAAATGGAAAGACCGCTTTCGCTTTCAAGCGGTTGATACACCACCGTCGCCGCAAAATCCTGCGTTACTCGACTTGTTAGAGAGCGGACGGATGGGGAATATTCTCTATGAGACGACAAAAGGACGACGCATGATCGTCGTAGATCCGATTGGTTTATCGTTCGAACAGAATCGCTGGTACTTCTATGGACAGACGAATCGAGGGTATCGCCAGTTCCGTGTTGATCGGATCAAAGACGTGACGCTTCATGAGTTGCCAGCAACGGAGTTAACTTTTTCAGATTTGGAACAAGATATGACACGTCTACCGATGACGACGGTGAAACTGGAAGTATCACCATTAGGCGAACGGTTACTAGAGGGGATTTTACCGATTAAGTCGGAACGAACATGGTTGGTTCCGGAAACCGAACTGTCGTATCTCGGACGCCAATTGATGCGACTGGGTCCGGAAGTGCGAGTGCTTGAACCACTCGAACTCCGGGAGCAGTTGATTCAGCAAGCAGAAGAAATGATTGCTGTGCAACGATCCGATAAGGCACTCGGACAGGATTGA
- a CDS encoding zinc dependent phospholipase C family protein, translating to MGSRLMHAYIGQRLITLLPELDPAGFLLGTIAPDARYDEKEQAHYYTGELANGTRAIDYEAFWRDSTSWDPSFRSGYYVHLIADDIWLRGFYMTWLRQAIISDASIGSRYHDDFRRYNTRIAPFVNWNEQAINGALHEVSVQSRWKALPHFIREVEEDRRTVLPQEYDILLPHQLDGYIETAIERSIHHLGEKGLKINPAKESSPNH from the coding sequence ATGGGTTCACGACTGATGCATGCCTACATCGGACAACGATTGATTACGTTACTTCCGGAACTAGACCCCGCTGGATTTCTTCTTGGTACGATCGCTCCTGATGCGCGCTATGACGAGAAGGAGCAAGCCCACTATTATACGGGTGAATTAGCGAACGGGACACGAGCAATTGACTACGAAGCATTTTGGAGAGACTCGACGTCTTGGGATCCATCTTTTCGAAGTGGCTATTACGTCCATCTGATAGCGGACGATATTTGGTTACGCGGCTTTTATATGACCTGGTTGCGGCAAGCGATCATATCCGACGCCTCGATCGGTTCAAGATATCATGATGATTTTAGGCGGTACAATACACGCATCGCTCCGTTCGTGAACTGGAATGAACAAGCGATCAACGGAGCGCTTCATGAAGTGAGTGTGCAGTCGAGATGGAAAGCACTTCCGCATTTCATTAGAGAAGTAGAGGAAGATCGACGAACCGTTTTGCCACAAGAATATGATATCTTGTTGCCTCATCAATTGGACGGATACATCGAAACAGCGATTGAACGGTCCATCCATCACCTAGGTGAAAAAGGGCTAAAGATTAATCCAGCCAAAGAATCATCTCCGAATCATTGA